One Loxodonta africana isolate mLoxAfr1 chromosome 8, mLoxAfr1.hap2, whole genome shotgun sequence DNA window includes the following coding sequences:
- the MPLKIP gene encoding M-phase-specific PLK1-interacting protein, whose amino-acid sequence MHRQNFRPPTPPYPGPGVGGWGNGSSFRGTPGGSGPRPPSPRDGYGSPHHTPPYGPRSRPYGSSHSPRHGGGFPGGRFGSPSPGGYPGSYSKSPAGSQQHFGYSPGQQQTHPQGSPRTSTPFGSGRGRENRMSNEVESYFKPSMLEDPWAGLEPVSVADISQQYSNTQTFTGKKGRYFS is encoded by the exons ATGCACCGACAGAATTTTCGACCCCCGACCCCTCCTTACCCTGGCCCCGGTGTAGGAGGTTGGGGTAACGGGAGCAGCTTCCGGGGTACCCCGGGCGGGAGCGGACCGCGGCCGCCCTCCCCTCGGGACGGTTACGGGAGTCCACACCACACGCCGCCGTACGGGCCGCGCTCTAGGCCCTACGGGAGCAGCCACTCTCCACGACACGGCGGCGGCTTCCCCGGGGGCCGCTTCGGGTCCCCGTCCCCTGGAGGCTACCCTGGCTCCTACTCCAAGTCCCCCGCGGGGTCCCAGCAGCATTTCGGCTACTCCCCAGGGCAACAGCAGACCCACCCCCAG gGTTCTCCAAGGACATCTACACCATTTGGATCAGGGCGTGGTAGAGAAAACAGAATGTCTAATGAGGTGGAAAGTTATTTCAAGCCTTCCATGCTTGAGGATCCTTGGGCTGGCCTAGAACCAGTATCCGTAGCCGATATAAGCCAACAGTACAGCAATACTCAAACATTCACAGGCAAAAAAGGAAGATACTTTTCTTAA